GCTCGGTTTGGGGCGGAAGAAGTAGGCGGCAGGGGATGTGCGCGTCACCCTTAGGGGCAAATGTGATCGCGTGCTGGAGGACAGGCTTCCAGCCTGTCCCGCAGCGCTAGCCGCGTCCTTTATGGCGGCTGCGCCGCCACCGCAGGCAAGATGCCTGCGCTCCAGCGCGGGGGCACCTGGCGTCCGCTGAAGGAGGGGCTTCATCCTGGGGGAAATGTTGAAGCCGCGGTGCTCCCACCTTTGTCACCACCGAAGGAGGAGACTCCTCTCTGCTGACATATCCACCGAGGTTCCCAGCCACTTCCCTTCCCGGTTCAAAGTCGCCGCGAGCCACTGTGCATCCTCGCCTTCGGCGAGATTCACCCTCAGCCTTTTCAACCTCGTCGGCACCAGCTCCACCCGCTGCAGCATTCCATCGCGCGGCGACAGTGTGACGAAGTACATCAGCCCGAGGTCCCCCCGGAATTCCTCGTACCCCCTTATCCCCTCATAGTCGTTGAGGAAGTCACCGCACCCGTAGAGAATCAGCTTCCCCCGGTGCACCTCTATTCCCTTCACATGATGCGACGAGTGGCCGTAGACGACATCGACTCCCGCCTCCTCAACCAGACCTTGCGCGAACCTCCTCTCACTCTCCGTGATGCCGAAATCCCAGTTCGCCCCCCAATGCACGGACACGATGACGGTGTCTCCCTCTCTCTTCTCCCTGGCGACCTGCGCGGCAATGTGCTGCACCGCAACGGAAAGCTCAGGTAACAGGTTTACACCGGGCTTCTTACGGCCGGCACCCCACTGGTACGGGACGCCGCTGGTGGGGGAGCCGTAGCTGAAGAGAAGCACCCGTCCTTTCTGCTGGACATCGAGTACCGCCGGAGCGGCCGCCTCCGCCTCGCTTCGCCCGGCCCCTGCCGTTCTGATCGCCGCCTTTTCCAGCACCTCCAGGGTTTCTTCAAGCCCTCGATACCCCCAGTCCAGTACATGATTGTTGGCAAGAGCGCAGGCGTCGATGCGGAGTGCCGTGAGACAGGGGAGGTTCTGAGGATGCATCCGGTAATTGATCCCTTTCCCTATCCAGTACTCCTCGCTGGTACTGATGCATGTCTCCAGGTTCACGATGCGCAGGTCGGGGGCTTTTTTTCGCAGTACATCGAGGGCGTCCCCCCAGATGTAGCTGTACGGTACCGGCTTCTCGACAGGGCCGTTTGCCCTCTGGGCAAGCTCGATATAGATGCGGGCGTCTCTCACGTACGGCTCGAAGACGTGAGGGGGACTCGGATGCGGAAGCAACTGGTCGATGCCTCGCCCGGTCATGACGTCGCCACACAGAAAGATGGAGATTGAATCAGTCATAACAAAGGCACCTCTGTTGTAGTTGGAATACCCTTTCTGTT
The DNA window shown above is from Geomonas sp. RF6 and carries:
- a CDS encoding CapA family protein, whose amino-acid sequence is MTDSISIFLCGDVMTGRGIDQLLPHPSPPHVFEPYVRDARIYIELAQRANGPVEKPVPYSYIWGDALDVLRKKAPDLRIVNLETCISTSEEYWIGKGINYRMHPQNLPCLTALRIDACALANNHVLDWGYRGLEETLEVLEKAAIRTAGAGRSEAEAAAPAVLDVQQKGRVLLFSYGSPTSGVPYQWGAGRKKPGVNLLPELSVAVQHIAAQVAREKREGDTVIVSVHWGANWDFGITESERRFAQGLVEEAGVDVVYGHSSHHVKGIEVHRGKLILYGCGDFLNDYEGIRGYEEFRGDLGLMYFVTLSPRDGMLQRVELVPTRLKRLRVNLAEGEDAQWLAATLNREGKWLGTSVDMSAERSLLLRW